In the Muricauda sp. MAR_2010_75 genome, one interval contains:
- a CDS encoding NAD-dependent succinate-semialdehyde dehydrogenase, with the protein MLNSINPYTLKEVYSVAEFSSEQVNNAIDRADSCFTTWRKRSFAERSTLLLAAAKELKQNKSEYAADITLEMGKPISQSIAEVEKCAWACEFYAENAEQQLANKPIQTDARESYVSYEPLGAVLAVMPWNYPFWQVFRFAAPALMAGNVGLLKHASNVMKSAANIEKVFQRAGFPEGCFTNLPISSGKVEDIIKNKKIKAVTLTGSKPAGSAVASVAGSKIKKSVLELGGSNALVVFPDCNVEETLKTCVQARFQNTGQSCIAGKRLLLHTSIAKEFMEKFLSAVHNLKSGDPMDSDTYIGPMARVDLAEELEQQLQESVEQGAKILLGGNRKNAHFEPTVVGNVTPGMTIFKEETFGPLIGITVFETAEEAVNLVNQSDFGLGVSLFTKNIEMAKELIPQFEDGAVFVNELVKSDPRLPFGGTKISGYGRELSADGIQEFVNKKTVYIH; encoded by the coding sequence ATGCTCAATTCCATAAATCCATATACCCTAAAAGAAGTTTACAGCGTAGCAGAATTTTCATCGGAACAGGTCAATAACGCCATTGACAGGGCTGATTCTTGTTTTACCACATGGAGAAAACGTTCTTTTGCCGAAAGAAGCACATTACTATTGGCCGCCGCAAAGGAGCTCAAACAAAACAAAAGCGAGTATGCAGCTGATATTACCTTGGAAATGGGAAAGCCCATAAGCCAGTCCATCGCGGAGGTTGAAAAATGTGCCTGGGCGTGTGAATTTTATGCCGAAAATGCGGAACAACAATTGGCTAACAAGCCCATACAAACTGATGCGCGGGAAAGTTATGTGAGCTATGAGCCCTTGGGGGCTGTTTTGGCGGTAATGCCTTGGAACTACCCTTTTTGGCAGGTATTTCGGTTTGCTGCCCCAGCCTTAATGGCCGGGAATGTCGGTCTGCTGAAGCATGCTAGTAATGTGATGAAAAGTGCTGCCAATATTGAAAAAGTTTTTCAGCGGGCCGGTTTTCCCGAAGGATGTTTTACCAATCTTCCCATTAGCAGTGGAAAGGTTGAGGACATCATAAAGAACAAAAAAATAAAAGCGGTGACTCTAACCGGAAGTAAGCCCGCTGGAAGTGCTGTGGCTTCTGTTGCTGGAAGTAAAATCAAAAAATCGGTTTTGGAATTGGGTGGTAGTAACGCACTTGTGGTATTTCCCGACTGCAATGTGGAAGAAACTCTCAAAACTTGCGTTCAAGCGCGTTTTCAGAATACGGGACAAAGTTGCATTGCGGGCAAGCGATTGTTGTTGCATACATCCATTGCTAAAGAATTTATGGAAAAGTTCTTGTCAGCTGTTCATAATCTTAAAAGTGGAGACCCCATGGATTCAGACACCTACATTGGTCCCATGGCACGGGTAGACCTTGCTGAAGAACTTGAACAGCAATTGCAAGAATCTGTGGAACAGGGGGCAAAAATCCTGTTAGGAGGAAATCGAAAAAATGCCCATTTTGAACCGACGGTTGTGGGCAATGTAACACCGGGTATGACCATTTTCAAGGAAGAAACCTTCGGTCCCTTGATTGGCATCACTGTTTTTGAAACAGCAGAAGAAGCCGTTAACTTGGTTAACCAAAGTGATTTTGGATTAGGCGTCTCCCTTTTTACAAAAAATATTGAAATGGCAAAAGAACTGATTCCGCAATTTGAGGATGGCGCTGTATTTGTAAATGAACTGGTAAAAAGTGACCCTCGATTGCCTTTTGGAGGCACCAAAATTTCAGGGTATGGTCGGGAATTATCGGCAGACGGCATTCAGGAATTTGTGAATAAGAAGACGGTCTACATTCACTAG
- a CDS encoding S41 family peptidase — protein sequence MRLQFLILFFCLVSFNCFGQFTAKFSKEAVLDDLKTLRESLEDAHYNLYAYTPKKEFDATYTNIKNSIQKDSFSLLEATSIFQRLISVVNNGHTEIDFPGQSYGTYAYVGGTIFPLEIAFENGKSLVRKNFSDDKSIPIGAEILSINGSSMAEILSKIYPQVSAERPYFKNVKIELYSFPRYYWQIFGKQDDFVVEIQTNESITKHAFKAVTVIDGYEMKRNEVANAKMELKFLLNSVYLNPGNFSGDEEKYQQFIDSAFVVIKERQSKNLIVDLRNNLGGNNSFSDYLVSYFADKPFTWNSSFTLKTSKFLKNHVRQHNDTTSVFFQKILSHEDGEVYPYTFDAYQPQPQPKRFKGEVYVLINRQSHSQAAVTAAQIQDYKFGTLVGEETGDYPSLYASQFQYTLPNTGIPVKVSKGYIVRVNGSTKEEGVIPDVYIQDHLLDEKDEILEGLLEKIGG from the coding sequence ATGAGATTACAATTTTTAATCCTTTTTTTCTGTTTAGTATCGTTCAATTGCTTTGGGCAATTCACTGCAAAATTCTCTAAAGAAGCCGTATTGGACGATTTAAAAACCTTACGAGAATCCTTGGAAGATGCTCACTACAATCTTTATGCGTACACTCCAAAAAAAGAGTTTGATGCTACTTATACTAACATAAAAAACTCCATTCAAAAAGACTCCTTCAGCTTGTTGGAGGCCACCAGTATTTTTCAGCGACTGATTTCCGTAGTGAACAATGGGCATACCGAGATTGACTTCCCAGGACAATCCTATGGAACTTATGCCTATGTAGGAGGAACTATTTTTCCTTTGGAAATTGCGTTTGAAAATGGAAAATCCTTAGTGCGAAAGAATTTTTCTGATGACAAGAGTATTCCAATAGGGGCTGAAATTCTAAGTATAAATGGAAGCTCCATGGCAGAAATCCTATCGAAAATATATCCGCAGGTATCCGCAGAACGCCCCTATTTTAAAAATGTAAAAATCGAATTATACTCCTTCCCCAGATATTATTGGCAGATTTTTGGAAAACAGGATGATTTTGTGGTTGAAATTCAAACAAATGAAAGTATCACAAAACATGCTTTTAAAGCGGTAACCGTAATCGATGGTTATGAAATGAAGCGGAATGAGGTGGCAAATGCCAAAATGGAACTCAAATTCCTGCTAAATTCAGTCTACCTGAACCCTGGGAACTTTAGTGGTGATGAAGAAAAGTACCAACAATTTATCGATTCGGCTTTTGTGGTCATCAAGGAACGACAAAGTAAAAATTTGATCGTAGACCTGAGGAACAATCTTGGTGGGAATAATTCATTCAGTGATTATTTGGTTTCTTATTTTGCCGATAAACCTTTTACATGGAATTCCAGTTTTACCCTGAAGACAAGCAAGTTCCTTAAAAATCATGTACGGCAGCATAATGATACCACATCGGTATTTTTTCAAAAAATTCTTTCCCATGAAGATGGGGAAGTCTACCCCTACACTTTTGATGCCTATCAACCCCAGCCACAACCCAAACGATTTAAGGGCGAAGTATATGTGTTGATCAATAGACAATCGCACTCCCAAGCTGCCGTAACCGCGGCCCAAATCCAAGATTACAAATTCGGTACCCTTGTTGGGGAAGAAACAGGCGATTACCCCTCGTTATATGCTTCGCAGTTTCAATATACGCTTCCCAACACTGGCATTCCTGTTAAAGTATCCAAAGGCTATATTGTACGGGTCAATGGAAGCACCAAAGAAGAAGGAGTAATTCCCGATGTGTATATTCAAGACCATTTACTGGATGAAAAGGATGAGATTTTGGAAGGTTTATTGGAGAAAATCGGAGGTTAA
- a CDS encoding M20 family metallopeptidase, protein MIHQKTKHTPHQIITWACFSLFLFMGPLVNAQTPNPASSVHKVIQNQTNAIFDSLVAIRRDFHKHPETGGHEKRTAAFITKYLKNLGFEVKSGIGGYGVVGILKGNPNGKKIAWRADIDAMLWDTPETAEFASVNKGVRHICGHDVHTTIALGMANVLANQKEQLNGTVYLIFQPSEENYQGARNMIADELFSLISPDEMYAAHISPMPAGLVASKPGYLYADYKQINISFKKNQEQDSIVAFTKDLLLKLQNVAPDGKFWNTQNLMDPNIGIGNPNTIFKDYTTVSNKIKVEEKDKSITIRAFVSASSKYRMESIPELLRQQIAKSKYVDDLIDIIYASEIFTYSPERGNINNDGALTTKALKTISGIYGASSAIPLYGAIPDGRGDDFAYFQQEIPGTYFLLGGSNFEKGIIAMPHSNNFRVDESCIKTGVNYFSSLILERVNN, encoded by the coding sequence ATGATACATCAAAAAACAAAACATACTCCGCATCAAATCATCACATGGGCCTGTTTTTCCCTGTTCCTTTTTATGGGACCACTGGTCAACGCCCAAACTCCGAATCCTGCCAGTTCAGTGCATAAAGTCATTCAAAATCAAACTAATGCCATTTTTGATAGCTTGGTGGCCATCCGAAGGGATTTTCACAAACATCCTGAAACGGGTGGTCATGAAAAACGGACCGCGGCATTCATTACAAAGTATTTAAAAAATCTTGGGTTTGAAGTGAAATCCGGTATTGGTGGCTATGGGGTAGTCGGAATCCTAAAGGGAAACCCAAACGGTAAAAAAATAGCCTGGCGTGCAGATATTGATGCCATGCTATGGGATACTCCAGAGACTGCTGAATTTGCATCAGTCAACAAAGGGGTACGGCATATTTGCGGTCATGATGTGCATACCACCATTGCTTTGGGAATGGCCAATGTACTGGCTAATCAGAAAGAACAGCTGAACGGAACGGTGTATCTTATTTTTCAACCTTCTGAAGAAAATTACCAAGGTGCTAGGAACATGATTGCAGATGAATTGTTCAGCCTAATCTCACCCGATGAGATGTATGCCGCACACATTTCACCCATGCCTGCCGGACTGGTGGCTTCAAAACCTGGATATTTGTATGCCGACTATAAGCAAATCAATATTTCCTTTAAAAAAAATCAAGAGCAAGATTCCATCGTTGCATTTACCAAGGATTTATTGTTGAAGCTACAAAATGTTGCCCCAGACGGTAAATTTTGGAACACCCAAAACCTGATGGACCCGAATATTGGCATTGGTAATCCCAACACCATTTTCAAAGATTACACCACCGTAAGCAACAAAATTAAAGTTGAAGAGAAAGACAAATCCATTACAATACGAGCCTTTGTAAGTGCGAGCAGCAAGTACAGAATGGAATCCATTCCCGAATTGCTTCGGCAACAAATAGCAAAATCAAAGTATGTTGACGATTTGATTGATATTATTTATGCCTCGGAAATTTTTACCTACTCGCCCGAAAGAGGAAACATTAACAATGACGGGGCATTGACAACCAAAGCCCTAAAAACCATTTCCGGAATTTATGGCGCATCGAGTGCTATTCCATTGTACGGTGCCATTCCCGATGGTCGTGGGGATGACTTTGCCTATTTTCAACAGGAAATACCGGGCACTTACTTCTTACTAGGGGGGTCAAATTTTGAAAAAGGAATCATTGCCATGCCGCATTCAAATAATTTTAGAGTTGATGAAAGCTGCATTAAAACTGGTGTGAACTACTTTTCTTCCCTGATTTTAGAACGCGTGAACAATTAA
- a CDS encoding Crp/Fnr family transcriptional regulator: protein MTLDSQHYFNTYLKEFSHANAAEIDFIRPHLTLKEIKKGDFYLKNGEVQTQMGYVCAGLLRRYYINEKGNEITTGFTKENEYVTDYPAFIRQKPTKYFLKCLEPCIIINLPYNIIQESYKKSKNSEMQGRLIAESVLTILSDRVESFLFLTAEERYLNFISENPDLMNRISLTHLSSFLGIERQSLSRIRKRIAEN from the coding sequence ATGACTTTAGATTCCCAACACTATTTCAACACCTATCTAAAAGAATTTAGTCATGCCAATGCTGCCGAAATCGATTTTATTCGTCCCCACCTTACCCTAAAGGAAATCAAAAAAGGAGATTTTTATTTAAAAAATGGGGAGGTACAGACCCAGATGGGCTACGTTTGTGCTGGGCTCCTGCGGCGGTATTACATTAATGAAAAAGGTAACGAAATAACCACAGGATTTACCAAAGAGAACGAATACGTTACGGATTATCCTGCGTTTATCCGGCAAAAGCCCACCAAGTATTTTCTGAAATGCCTTGAACCGTGCATCATCATTAATTTACCGTATAACATCATCCAAGAAAGCTATAAAAAGTCCAAGAACAGTGAAATGCAGGGACGTCTTATCGCAGAAAGTGTACTCACTATTTTAAGTGACCGTGTGGAAAGTTTCTTGTTCCTAACTGCCGAAGAACGGTACCTGAACTTCATTTCGGAAAACCCAGACCTTATGAACCGCATCAGCTTAACCCATTTGTCTTCATTTCTCGGTATTGAGCGGCAATCTTTAAGTCGAATCCGGAAAAGAATCGCTGAAAACTGA
- a CDS encoding hydroxypyruvate isomerase family protein yields the protein MKRRNFIATAAAGSAGLASVSGFAQDKEVHKEFKLKNNINHSVCEWCFNDIPFEEFLQTLNELGVKSIDLVGPDRWHILKKYDIHCSMCNGAEINLEDGWNNPKFHEQLIKNYTEIIPKVAEAGYTNLICFSGNRRGMNDYVGLQNCVDGLSKIMPLAEKHGVVIQMELFNQQNHPDYMCDSSLWGVELCKHLGSENFKLLFDIYHMQIQEGDIIRSIQNYHPYFGHYHTAGVPGRHEIDETQELYYPAIMKAILDTGFTGHVAQEFIVTWDDKIAALKDGFMRCDV from the coding sequence ATGAAACGAAGAAATTTTATTGCCACGGCTGCTGCGGGTTCCGCCGGTTTGGCATCGGTATCTGGCTTTGCACAGGACAAAGAAGTACATAAAGAGTTTAAACTGAAAAACAACATCAACCACAGTGTGTGCGAATGGTGTTTTAACGATATTCCCTTTGAGGAGTTTTTGCAGACCTTGAACGAATTGGGCGTAAAGTCCATTGACCTAGTGGGACCAGATAGATGGCACATCTTAAAAAAATATGACATTCATTGCTCCATGTGCAATGGGGCAGAAATCAATTTGGAAGATGGATGGAACAACCCCAAGTTCCATGAGCAACTTATCAAGAATTACACAGAAATCATTCCGAAAGTAGCGGAAGCAGGGTATACCAACCTGATTTGCTTTAGTGGCAACCGTAGGGGCATGAACGATTATGTGGGATTGCAAAACTGTGTGGACGGGCTTTCCAAGATCATGCCTTTGGCCGAAAAACACGGGGTGGTCATTCAAATGGAGCTTTTTAACCAGCAAAACCACCCCGATTATATGTGCGACAGCTCGCTTTGGGGCGTGGAGCTTTGCAAGCATTTGGGCAGCGAAAACTTTAAATTGTTGTTTGATATCTACCACATGCAGATTCAGGAAGGGGACATTATTCGAAGTATACAGAACTACCACCCCTATTTTGGACATTACCATACCGCAGGGGTTCCGGGCCGACATGAGATTGACGAAACCCAAGAACTGTACTATCCTGCCATTATGAAAGCTATTTTAGACACGGGCTTTACCGGACATGTGGCCCAAGAGTTTATTGTGACCTGGGATGATAAGATTGCTGCCTTAAAAGATGGGTTTATGCGGTGTGATGTTTAA
- a CDS encoding DUF3820 family protein, giving the protein MEMQPNSKQLLELAHYKMPFGKYKGRYLVDLPMPYLVWFRQKGFPEGKLGNYLNTMLTIKDEGLEPLIRKLQKEFPRESS; this is encoded by the coding sequence ATGGAAATGCAACCCAACTCGAAACAACTTTTGGAACTGGCACATTATAAAATGCCTTTTGGCAAATATAAAGGGCGTTATTTGGTGGATTTGCCCATGCCGTATCTGGTCTGGTTTAGGCAAAAAGGTTTTCCCGAGGGGAAACTCGGCAACTACCTGAACACCATGCTTACCATTAAAGATGAAGGTCTGGAACCGCTTATAAGAAAACTTCAAAAAGAATTTCCAAGAGAATCCTCCTAA
- a CDS encoding CTP synthase — translation MSQTKYIFVTGGVTSSLGKGIIAASLAKLLQARGYRTTIQKLDPYINVDPGTLNPYEHGECYVTDDGAETDLDLGHYERFLNVRTSQANNVTTGRIYQSVIEKERRGEFLGKTVQVVPHITNEIKERIQNLGKSGEYDIVITEIGGTVGDIESLPYIESVRQLLWELGEHNGIVIHLTLVPFLSAAGELKTKPTQHSVKTLMESGIKADILVCRTEHEISDDIKEKLALFCNVKKEAVIQSIDASTIYDVPILMQEEGLDTVALEKLALPNDTEPNLDQWKEFLKQHKNPKNKVTIGLIGKYVELPDSYKSIQESFIHAGAANEVEVEVRSIHSEHLTPKNIDKKLMGLDGILVAPGFGERGIEGKVKAVQYARENDIPFLGICLGMQMAVIEFARNVLGLEGANSTEMDKDTPHPVISLMEEQKSITDMGGTMRLGAWDCHLSEGSLVQKVYGATDIAERHRHRFEFNNEYKQKMEEAGLVPTGFNPKTGLVEVIEIPSHPWFIGVQYHPEYRSTVASPHPLFVGFVKAVLVQKQQQKNASLA, via the coding sequence ATGTCACAGACCAAGTACATTTTCGTTACGGGAGGCGTAACCTCGTCATTGGGGAAAGGAATCATCGCCGCATCCTTGGCTAAACTGCTGCAAGCCAGGGGTTACCGCACCACCATACAAAAATTAGATCCCTACATCAATGTTGATCCCGGAACGCTGAATCCATACGAACATGGCGAGTGTTATGTGACCGATGACGGTGCCGAAACCGATTTGGATTTGGGTCACTATGAGCGTTTTTTAAACGTTCGTACCTCACAGGCCAATAATGTGACCACGGGTAGAATTTACCAAAGTGTTATTGAAAAGGAACGTCGTGGTGAGTTTTTGGGGAAAACCGTTCAGGTGGTGCCCCATATTACCAACGAAATCAAGGAGCGCATCCAAAATTTGGGAAAAAGTGGTGAATATGACATCGTTATCACCGAAATTGGCGGTACTGTGGGTGACATTGAGTCACTACCGTATATTGAATCCGTTCGTCAATTGCTTTGGGAATTGGGCGAACACAACGGTATTGTGATACACCTTACTTTGGTTCCGTTTTTATCCGCTGCAGGCGAGTTGAAGACCAAACCTACCCAGCACTCTGTGAAAACATTGATGGAAAGTGGTATAAAGGCCGATATTTTGGTCTGCCGTACCGAACATGAAATTTCGGATGATATCAAGGAAAAGCTGGCCCTGTTTTGTAATGTGAAGAAAGAGGCCGTCATCCAATCCATTGATGCTTCCACAATATATGATGTGCCGATTTTAATGCAAGAAGAAGGTCTGGACACCGTTGCCTTGGAAAAGTTAGCTCTTCCCAATGATACCGAGCCCAATTTGGACCAATGGAAAGAGTTTTTAAAACAACACAAAAATCCAAAGAACAAAGTCACCATTGGCTTGATTGGAAAATATGTGGAACTTCCAGATTCCTATAAATCCATACAAGAATCCTTTATCCATGCCGGAGCGGCCAATGAAGTTGAAGTAGAGGTACGTTCCATTCATTCGGAGCACCTTACTCCCAAGAATATCGATAAGAAATTGATGGGCTTGGACGGAATTTTGGTGGCCCCGGGTTTTGGGGAACGTGGCATTGAAGGCAAGGTAAAGGCCGTTCAATATGCCCGTGAGAACGATATTCCATTTTTGGGGATTTGTCTGGGAATGCAAATGGCTGTAATTGAATTTGCCCGAAATGTTTTGGGCTTGGAGGGTGCCAATTCCACCGAAATGGACAAAGACACTCCCCATCCTGTGATTAGTTTGATGGAAGAACAAAAATCCATCACCGATATGGGAGGTACCATGCGTTTAGGTGCTTGGGACTGTCATTTAAGTGAAGGCAGTTTGGTGCAAAAAGTTTATGGAGCTACAGATATTGCAGAGCGCCACCGTCACCGTTTTGAATTCAACAATGAATACAAGCAGAAAATGGAAGAAGCTGGGTTGGTTCCCACAGGGTTTAACCCAAAGACTGGATTGGTGGAAGTGATTGAGATTCCATCCCATCCGTGGTTCATTGGTGTGCAATACCACCCAGAATATAGAAGTACCGTGGCCAGTCCACATCCTTTGTTTGTGGGGTTTGTAAAAGCAGTTTTGGTGCAGAAACAGCAACAAAAGAATGCCAGTTTGGCATAA
- the yidC gene encoding membrane protein insertase YidC: MEEKKLDINSIIGFVLIFGILIFMFYQNQPTPEELEAQKAEQEQVEAAAKEAEKEVETAPINQSQPINLQDSTAVADYKSAVGAFGFTQASDGTTKLENEVLYLEVSNKGGQIVEAKMKDYVTHDSVPVYLVKDGNANFAINFSTNDNRVLSTADLYFEPSLTKNGDNQVLSLKARVANNQFLEYRYEMKPNDYLVDFTIRSQGLNGVINSTRPIELTWDLKAIRQDQSVQYENRYTRLTYNHEDDKISKLSEGSDLDEETEEDVKWLSYRQHFFSTILATDDHFKTAQLSSKNLVEEESKDVLFTKAYSTKAPLELQGGELSQNMHWYYGPTDVKVLDDYKDLGIVESIPFGWGIFGWINRYVFTPFFGFLSSFLPFGIAIIVMTIIVRLVLSPVTYKSYLSQAKMKVLKPEITEINEKYKDNAMKKQQETMKLYNKAGVSPMSGCIPALLQLPIFYALFMFFPTSFSLRQKSFLWAEDLSSYDTIFELPFTIPFYGDHVSLFPILASVAIFFYMMMTTGQSMQMQQQPGMPNMKFIMYLSPIMMLFFFNNYASGLSLYYFVSNLITIFIMLAIKNYILDEDKIHAQIQENKKKPKKENKFQRKMREMMEQAEEQKKIGKR; encoded by the coding sequence ATGGAAGAGAAGAAGCTGGATATCAATTCCATTATTGGATTTGTACTGATTTTTGGGATACTCATCTTTATGTTTTACCAAAATCAGCCCACCCCAGAAGAGTTGGAGGCGCAAAAAGCAGAACAAGAACAAGTTGAGGCTGCGGCTAAGGAAGCTGAAAAAGAAGTCGAGACCGCTCCAATAAACCAATCACAACCCATTAACTTACAGGATTCCACAGCAGTGGCCGATTACAAAAGTGCCGTTGGGGCCTTTGGTTTTACCCAAGCTTCCGATGGAACCACCAAATTGGAGAATGAGGTACTGTATTTGGAGGTTTCCAACAAAGGCGGACAAATTGTGGAGGCCAAAATGAAGGATTATGTCACCCATGATTCCGTTCCAGTCTATTTGGTGAAGGATGGCAATGCCAACTTTGCTATAAATTTCTCGACCAATGATAATAGGGTCCTCAGTACAGCTGATCTGTATTTTGAGCCATCATTGACCAAAAATGGTGACAATCAGGTGCTTTCACTGAAGGCCAGAGTGGCCAATAACCAGTTTTTGGAGTACCGCTACGAAATGAAACCGAATGATTATTTGGTGGATTTTACGATTCGCTCCCAAGGATTGAATGGCGTTATCAATAGTACCCGACCTATTGAGTTGACCTGGGACCTCAAGGCCATTCGTCAGGATCAAAGTGTTCAGTATGAAAATAGGTATACCCGTTTGACGTACAACCACGAAGATGATAAAATCAGTAAGCTGTCAGAAGGAAGTGATTTGGATGAAGAGACCGAGGAAGATGTAAAATGGTTGTCGTACCGTCAGCACTTTTTTAGCACTATTCTCGCAACAGATGACCACTTTAAAACAGCTCAATTGAGCTCCAAGAATTTAGTGGAAGAAGAGAGCAAGGATGTCTTGTTCACCAAAGCATATAGCACCAAGGCTCCCTTGGAGCTTCAAGGCGGGGAGCTTTCCCAAAATATGCATTGGTATTATGGCCCAACCGATGTTAAGGTATTGGATGATTACAAAGATTTGGGCATTGTGGAATCCATCCCTTTTGGATGGGGCATCTTCGGATGGATCAACCGTTATGTATTCACTCCGTTCTTTGGATTTTTAAGCTCGTTCCTGCCGTTCGGTATCGCCATTATTGTGATGACCATTATTGTGCGTTTGGTGCTATCTCCGGTGACATACAAGTCGTATCTCTCACAGGCCAAGATGAAGGTATTGAAGCCTGAGATTACAGAAATCAACGAGAAATACAAGGACAATGCCATGAAAAAGCAGCAGGAGACCATGAAGCTGTACAACAAAGCAGGGGTGAGTCCCATGAGCGGTTGTATCCCGGCCTTGTTGCAGTTGCCAATTTTCTATGCGCTTTTCATGTTCTTCCCAACCTCGTTCTCATTACGACAAAAATCCTTTTTGTGGGCGGAAGATCTATCTTCGTACGATACCATTTTTGAACTTCCCTTTACGATTCCTTTTTATGGGGACCATGTGAGTTTGTTCCCAATTTTGGCATCGGTGGCCATCTTCTTTTACATGATGATGACCACGGGACAGAGCATGCAGATGCAACAACAGCCCGGTATGCCCAACATGAAGTTCATCATGTACCTATCGCCCATAATGATGTTGTTCTTCTTTAACAACTATGCGAGTGGTTTGAGTTTGTATTACTTTGTTTCCAACCTCATTACCATCTTCATCATGTTGGCCATAAAGAACTACATTTTGGATGAGGATAAAATTCATGCCCAAATCCAAGAAAACAAGAAAAAACCGAAAAAGGAGAACAAGTTCCAACGTAAGATGCGCGAAATGATGGAACAGGCCGAAGAGCAGAAGAAAATCGGTAAGCGATAA
- the mnmA gene encoding tRNA 2-thiouridine(34) synthase MnmA, translated as MKKVVVGLSGGVDSSVTAYLLKEQGYEVIGLFMKNWVDDSVIISEECPWVEDSNDALIVAEKLGIPFQTVDLSAEYKERIVDYMFSEYEKGRTPNPDVLCNREIKFDVFLKIALQLGADYVATGHYCRKGTIKNADGTETYQLLAGVDKNKDQSYFLCQLSQEQLSKALFPIGGLTKPEVRKIAAENDLITADKKDSQGLCFVGKVHLPEFLQQKLSPKKGVIVEVPTDASQFSVTVPAFQNKREELAFNAEKPLYSEADGKVVGEHQGAHYFTIGQRKGLNVGGTKEPLFVIDTDVEKNIIYTGQGKLHPGLYRHTLFVNEDELHWVRPDLALQVDGTLEVMARIRYRQPLQPATLYKIENGLYVDFKEKQSAITEGQFVAWYIEDELVGSGVIS; from the coding sequence ATGAAAAAGGTTGTTGTAGGACTTTCTGGAGGTGTGGATTCAAGCGTTACCGCCTATCTTTTAAAAGAGCAGGGGTACGAGGTGATTGGCCTTTTCATGAAGAATTGGGTGGATGATTCCGTAATTATTTCCGAAGAATGCCCCTGGGTAGAGGATAGCAATGACGCCCTGATTGTGGCCGAAAAGCTCGGAATTCCCTTCCAAACTGTGGATTTGAGCGCTGAATACAAAGAGCGCATTGTGGACTATATGTTCAGTGAATATGAAAAAGGAAGAACGCCCAACCCCGATGTACTCTGCAATCGTGAGATAAAATTTGATGTGTTCCTAAAAATTGCCCTACAATTAGGTGCAGATTATGTGGCCACCGGTCATTATTGCCGAAAGGGAACCATCAAAAATGCAGATGGTACCGAAACCTACCAACTTTTGGCCGGGGTGGACAAAAACAAGGACCAATCCTATTTTCTGTGTCAATTATCACAAGAGCAGCTTTCAAAAGCGCTGTTTCCTATTGGTGGGTTGACCAAGCCCGAGGTACGAAAGATTGCTGCCGAAAATGATTTGATCACAGCGGATAAAAAGGATTCCCAAGGACTTTGTTTTGTGGGCAAAGTTCACTTGCCTGAATTTTTGCAGCAAAAGTTGAGTCCCAAAAAAGGGGTCATTGTGGAAGTGCCAACGGATGCCTCACAATTTTCGGTTACGGTTCCCGCTTTTCAGAATAAACGGGAAGAATTGGCTTTCAATGCGGAAAAACCGCTGTATTCAGAAGCTGATGGAAAAGTGGTGGGCGAACATCAAGGTGCTCATTATTTTACCATTGGTCAGCGTAAGGGACTCAATGTGGGGGGCACCAAGGAACCTTTGTTCGTTATTGATACCGATGTGGAGAAAAACATTATCTACACCGGACAGGGGAAATTGCATCCCGGATTGTACCGCCATACCCTTTTTGTGAATGAGGATGAGTTGCATTGGGTACGTCCTGATTTGGCCTTACAAGTAGATGGAACCCTTGAAGTTATGGCACGAATTAGATATAGACAACCCTTGCAGCCCGCAACGCTCTATAAAATAGAGAATGGACTTTATGTGGACTTCAAGGAAAAGCAATCCGCCATCACCGAAGGGCAGTTTGTGGCCTGGTACATAGAGGATGAACTGGTGGGGTCTGGGGTAATTTCGTAG